A stretch of the Tautonia marina genome encodes the following:
- a CDS encoding sigma-54 interaction domain-containing protein — protein MDLDFRRDPSLLSTIVDEMADGVFTVDASGRIVAWSRGAERITGYASEEVVGQSCRLFEGAHCKGFAALTELLQGSCDATTGTCHQECKLMAKDGREVSIHGSVRLIHEANGQVAGAVCNFSDLTPFLQANERIALLEEQTRNRDAFGKLVGASTPMQEVFRRIRLAAHSDVTVFVSGESGTGKELAAGAIHSLSNRKDRPFLAINCSAIPETLLESELFGHVKGAFTSADRDKIGLFQAAEGGTLFLDEIGDVSPLLQLKLLRVLQEREIRRVGADAPTRVNVRLITATNKNLKELVASQAFREDFYYRIHVFEIRLPPLRERREDLPLLVRHFIDQLSREYHRPVRGIARDALQALMNYPWPGNVRELRNALEHAFVTVSGDTITLLDLPIEVRTEQPSERTPPPDSIPLSPADQAERRRILEALDQTRGNRTEAARLLGTSRVTLWKKIRKYAIDAASVSG, from the coding sequence ATGGACCTCGACTTCCGACGCGACCCGAGCCTCCTGAGCACCATCGTCGATGAGATGGCCGACGGCGTGTTCACCGTCGACGCCTCGGGCCGCATTGTGGCCTGGAGTCGGGGGGCCGAACGGATCACCGGATACGCCAGTGAGGAGGTCGTCGGGCAATCGTGCCGGCTCTTTGAAGGAGCGCACTGCAAGGGATTCGCAGCACTCACCGAGCTGCTCCAGGGCTCGTGCGACGCAACAACCGGCACTTGCCATCAGGAATGCAAGCTCATGGCCAAGGACGGCCGCGAGGTGTCCATCCACGGCAGCGTTCGCCTGATTCACGAGGCGAACGGCCAGGTTGCCGGGGCCGTTTGCAACTTCTCTGACCTCACGCCGTTTCTTCAGGCCAACGAACGCATCGCGTTATTGGAAGAGCAAACGCGGAATCGAGACGCCTTCGGCAAGCTCGTCGGTGCCAGCACTCCGATGCAGGAAGTCTTCCGCCGGATCCGGCTGGCCGCGCACAGCGACGTAACCGTCTTCGTTTCCGGTGAATCCGGCACCGGGAAGGAACTGGCAGCCGGTGCGATTCACTCGCTGAGCAACCGCAAGGACCGTCCGTTTCTCGCCATCAATTGTTCGGCAATTCCAGAAACGCTGCTCGAATCCGAGCTGTTCGGGCATGTCAAGGGGGCCTTCACCAGCGCCGACCGAGACAAGATCGGCCTGTTCCAGGCTGCCGAAGGCGGCACCTTGTTCCTCGATGAGATTGGCGACGTTTCCCCCCTACTCCAGTTGAAATTGCTTCGGGTTTTGCAGGAACGGGAGATCCGTCGCGTTGGGGCTGACGCTCCAACCCGCGTCAACGTCCGTCTGATCACGGCAACGAACAAGAACCTGAAAGAATTGGTCGCTTCGCAAGCCTTTCGCGAAGACTTTTATTATCGCATTCATGTGTTCGAAATCCGATTACCACCCCTCCGCGAGCGGCGAGAGGATCTGCCTCTCCTTGTCCGCCACTTCATCGACCAACTCTCGAGAGAGTATCATCGACCCGTTCGAGGCATCGCCCGCGACGCCCTTCAGGCCCTGATGAATTACCCCTGGCCGGGGAACGTTCGAGAACTTCGGAACGCTCTGGAACACGCGTTCGTCACCGTCAGCGGCGACACCATCACCCTGCTCGACCTGCCCATCGAGGTCCGCACCGAACAACCCTCGGAACGGACGCCCCCTCCCGATTCCATTCCCCTGAGCCCTGCCGATCAAGCAGAACGACGCCGCATCCTTGAAGCCCTTGATCAGACTCGAGGGAATCGGACCGAAGCCGCCCGGCTCCTCGGCACCAGCCGCGTCACCCTTTGGAAAAAGATCCGCAAGTACGCGATCGATGCAGCCTCTGTTTCAGGTTAG
- the mce gene encoding methylmalonyl-CoA epimerase produces MAPVKALNHIGIAVKSIDDHRPYYEETLGAEFEGIEVVADQKVRVGFFRIGDVRFELLEPTDPTSTIAGFLDKRGEGMHHVAFTVDRIEDRIAEWKAAGLRMIDESPRAGAHHMRIAFAHPKSTHGVLTELCEPPSNP; encoded by the coding sequence ATGGCTCCCGTCAAGGCACTCAACCACATCGGGATCGCGGTGAAATCGATCGATGATCACCGTCCGTACTACGAGGAAACGCTCGGCGCCGAGTTCGAAGGAATCGAGGTCGTGGCGGACCAGAAGGTGCGCGTTGGCTTCTTTCGCATCGGAGATGTCCGCTTCGAGTTACTCGAACCGACTGATCCGACCAGCACCATCGCCGGTTTCCTCGACAAGCGCGGTGAAGGCATGCACCACGTCGCGTTCACCGTCGATCGGATCGAGGATCGGATCGCGGAGTGGAAAGCGGCCGGGCTCCGCATGATCGACGAATCCCCCCGCGCCGGGGCTCATCACATGCGGATTGCCTTCGCCCACCCCAAGAGCACTCACGGCGTGCTGACCGAACTGTGCGAACCACCGAGCAACCCTTAA
- a CDS encoding methylmalonyl-CoA mutase family protein gives MIEKDLNITVDFPPSSYEQWRKNAEAELKGAPFEKKLVGRTFEGIDIQPLYTADHWSAAGDPSGFPGFAPLTRGDRVLGNAVSGWDIRQEHLHPDPVEANRAILDDLEHGVTSIQLRLDAAACAGLDADDRAAIGLAGHDGVMAYSLGDLDRVLEAVRLDIAPVSIDCGGAFLPAAALLAAQLQRRAIDPASVRCAFNADPIGALMRDGRLGVPLDSALTELADLAVWTASKYPNATSVEVGTGPYHHAGASSTQDLAFAVATGLEYLRAMTAAGLDVNTAARQIAFGVSLGTQFFRAIAKLRALRAMWARVVAECGGDPDTGRTMQLRARTSRRVLTSVDPWVNLLRNTVCCFAGAVGGADAIGTAPMDAAIGLSDHFTRHLARNTQIILQEESHLNRVIDPAGGSWFLESLTDQLAESAWQLFQQVEARGGMIAACLDGWVAEQITAVETAREKDIATRKLVVTGVTEHPDVREERLVRTRPDYARLRAEASTRLVAWRRDHQCGDSLKTVAEVARDTNRSPGSLTEAAVQAALDGATLGLLHATLAEASTGGKPAQVTPLAVHPYAAAFEELRAAADQLAEQTGQRPRVFLANLGKPAEFIARSTYAVNFFQAGGFEEVNNDGFADPQAAAAAFAQSGAKIAVICSTDANYDTLAEPLASALKAAGARTVILAGNPGAGEARYRAAGVDRFIFIRCDVLGTLRDLLREEGALQ, from the coding sequence ATGATCGAGAAGGATCTGAACATCACCGTCGATTTTCCTCCAAGCTCGTACGAGCAATGGCGGAAGAACGCCGAGGCCGAACTCAAGGGCGCGCCGTTCGAGAAAAAGCTCGTCGGCCGGACCTTTGAAGGCATCGACATTCAGCCCCTGTACACGGCCGACCACTGGTCCGCGGCCGGTGATCCGTCCGGATTCCCGGGGTTTGCCCCCCTGACCCGGGGCGATCGCGTGCTCGGCAATGCCGTCTCGGGCTGGGATATTCGCCAGGAGCATCTGCACCCCGACCCGGTTGAGGCAAATCGGGCCATCCTCGACGACCTCGAACACGGTGTGACCTCAATCCAGCTTCGTCTGGATGCCGCCGCCTGCGCCGGGCTCGACGCCGACGATCGCGCGGCCATCGGCCTCGCCGGGCACGATGGGGTGATGGCCTATTCGCTCGGGGATCTCGATCGGGTGCTCGAAGCCGTTCGGCTCGACATCGCCCCTGTCTCAATCGACTGTGGAGGGGCGTTCCTGCCCGCCGCGGCCCTGCTGGCGGCCCAGTTGCAGCGGCGAGCGATCGACCCGGCTTCGGTTCGATGCGCCTTCAACGCCGACCCCATCGGCGCCTTGATGCGAGACGGTCGCCTCGGTGTGCCGCTCGACTCGGCGTTGACGGAGCTGGCCGATCTGGCCGTCTGGACCGCTTCGAAGTATCCGAATGCCACATCCGTGGAGGTCGGCACCGGCCCGTACCACCATGCCGGGGCGTCGAGCACGCAGGATCTCGCGTTCGCCGTGGCCACAGGGCTCGAATACCTCCGGGCGATGACCGCGGCCGGGCTCGACGTGAACACGGCCGCCCGGCAAATCGCCTTCGGGGTGAGCCTCGGCACCCAGTTTTTCCGGGCGATCGCCAAGCTCCGGGCCCTCCGGGCGATGTGGGCTCGCGTCGTCGCCGAGTGCGGCGGCGACCCCGATACCGGCCGCACGATGCAGCTTCGGGCCCGAACCAGCCGCCGCGTGCTCACCAGCGTTGACCCCTGGGTCAACCTCTTGCGAAACACGGTCTGCTGCTTTGCCGGGGCCGTGGGAGGAGCCGACGCCATTGGCACGGCTCCGATGGACGCCGCCATCGGCCTGAGCGACCATTTCACCCGGCACCTGGCCCGCAACACGCAGATCATCTTGCAGGAAGAGTCTCACCTGAACCGCGTGATCGACCCGGCCGGGGGCTCCTGGTTCCTCGAATCGCTGACCGATCAACTGGCCGAATCGGCCTGGCAACTGTTCCAGCAGGTCGAGGCTCGCGGTGGAATGATTGCCGCCTGTCTCGATGGCTGGGTTGCGGAGCAAATCACGGCGGTCGAGACCGCTCGGGAGAAAGACATCGCCACCCGCAAGCTCGTGGTCACCGGCGTGACCGAGCATCCCGACGTTCGGGAGGAACGGCTCGTCCGCACCCGCCCCGATTACGCCCGGCTCCGCGCCGAGGCCTCCACGCGGCTCGTCGCCTGGCGTCGGGACCACCAATGCGGTGACTCGCTGAAGACTGTCGCCGAGGTCGCTCGCGACACAAACCGCTCCCCCGGCTCGCTGACCGAGGCCGCCGTACAGGCCGCCCTCGACGGGGCAACGCTCGGCCTGCTTCACGCAACCCTGGCTGAGGCGTCAACCGGTGGGAAACCGGCCCAGGTGACTCCTCTGGCCGTCCATCCCTACGCCGCCGCGTTCGAGGAACTTCGGGCCGCCGCCGACCAACTCGCCGAGCAAACCGGCCAGCGTCCCCGCGTTTTCCTGGCGAACCTGGGGAAACCGGCCGAGTTTATTGCCCGATCAACCTACGCCGTGAACTTCTTCCAGGCCGGTGGCTTCGAGGAGGTCAACAACGACGGTTTTGCCGATCCTCAAGCCGCTGCCGCCGCCTTCGCCCAGAGTGGGGCGAAGATTGCCGTCATCTGCTCAACCGACGCGAACTACGACACCCTGGCCGAACCCCTGGCATCGGCCTTGAAGGCCGCCGGGGCTCGAACCGTCATCCTGGCCGGCAATCCGGGAGCGGGCGAGGCCCGATACCGCGCGGCCGGCGTCGATCGATTCATCTTTATCCGATGCGACGTCCTGGGGACGCTCCGGGATCTGCTGCGCGAGGAAGGGGCCCTGCAATGA
- the meaB gene encoding methylmalonyl Co-A mutase-associated GTPase MeaB yields MTLPPEPPIPPARRRLSAEQYVEGVLARSRGVLSRFITLIESRRADDRHLARRVLNELLPHTGHSIRLGITGVPGAGKSTLIEALGLNLIHAGHRVAVLTIDPSSRITGGSILGDKTRMEHLSLEPNAYIRPSPSGATLGGVARSTRETMLACEAAGFDVVLVETVGVGQSETTVADMVDTFLAVLIAGAGDELQGIKRGLIEMIDLLAVNKADGTNRPQVLRAVNQYRKALRVMHPPESPWQPPVLACSALENVGLDAIWNQVLEHRQTLERVGVFQQRRQSQAIRWMWDLVNDQLQRILREGPGMANLTADLESKVREGRLTASAAADRLIDALGLLGAPPPPSD; encoded by the coding sequence ATGACGCTCCCGCCCGAGCCCCCGATTCCCCCCGCACGACGACGGCTCTCCGCCGAGCAGTACGTTGAGGGGGTTCTGGCGCGATCGCGAGGCGTGCTCAGTCGGTTCATCACCCTGATCGAGTCGCGCCGGGCCGACGACCGTCATCTGGCCCGTCGCGTCCTGAACGAGTTGTTGCCTCACACCGGCCACTCCATCCGCCTGGGAATTACGGGAGTTCCCGGCGCGGGCAAGAGCACCCTGATCGAGGCCCTGGGCCTGAATCTGATCCACGCCGGCCACCGAGTCGCCGTGCTGACGATTGACCCGTCCAGCCGGATCACCGGCGGGAGCATCCTTGGCGACAAGACCCGCATGGAACACCTCAGTCTTGAGCCGAACGCCTACATCCGCCCCTCTCCGAGCGGGGCGACCCTTGGCGGCGTGGCCCGAAGCACCCGGGAGACGATGCTGGCCTGCGAAGCCGCCGGCTTTGATGTTGTGCTGGTCGAAACCGTCGGTGTGGGTCAATCCGAGACGACCGTTGCCGACATGGTCGATACCTTCCTCGCCGTCTTGATTGCCGGAGCCGGAGACGAGTTGCAGGGGATCAAGCGAGGGCTGATCGAGATGATCGACCTGCTCGCCGTCAACAAGGCCGACGGCACGAACCGTCCGCAAGTCCTCCGCGCCGTCAACCAGTATCGGAAAGCCTTGCGCGTGATGCACCCTCCCGAAAGCCCCTGGCAACCGCCGGTGCTGGCGTGCAGTGCGCTCGAGAATGTGGGGCTTGACGCGATCTGGAATCAGGTGCTGGAACATCGCCAGACACTCGAACGAGTCGGGGTGTTCCAGCAGCGCCGGCAGAGCCAGGCGATTCGCTGGATGTGGGATCTGGTGAACGACCAATTGCAGCGTATCCTGAGAGAAGGACCGGGCATGGCGAACCTGACTGCGGATCTCGAATCGAAGGTTCGCGAGGGCCGGCTCACCGCCTCGGCCGCCGCGGATCGGCTGATCGATGCCCTCGGCCTTCTGGGCGCTCCCCCCCCGCCTTCAGACTGA
- a CDS encoding acyl-CoA carboxylase subunit beta, translating into MSGNPKKSMDDLVAELRNRKDHLRQGGGPDRLAKQKEQGKLTARERVSTLLDPDSFEEFGLFAQHRQVHFGMAGKEVPADGVVTGAGSIDGRLVHLASQDFTVLGGSAGEVHSNKVADVMEQALHTGSPFIFINDSGGARVQEGIDSLSGYGRVFYTNVQLSGAVPQISLICGPCAGGAAYSPALTDFIIQTRQSQMFITGPQVIKQVTGEVITSEALGGPDAHMSLSGVTHFIAENDEEALYLCRRLLSFLPANNLEDPPRIPTENNVDPNPELARIVPVEPKQGYDIRNVICGIVDQGDFLEVQEGYARNVVVGFARILGRSVGVIANQPSVLSGVLDVNASTKASRFIRFCNAFNIPLITFVDVPGFLPGVKQEHDGIIRHGAKMLFAYSAATVPKIQVILRKSYGGAHLAMCSKDLGADRVFAWPTAEVAVMGAEGAVEIVFRKEMQEAQDKSARRAELIEQYRSTFSSPYVSAGRGLVDDIIEPADTRRHLAQALEYLHAKREVRPPKKHGLIPL; encoded by the coding sequence ATGAGCGGCAATCCGAAGAAATCGATGGATGACCTGGTCGCGGAGCTCCGCAACCGCAAGGACCATCTCCGTCAAGGGGGCGGTCCCGATCGCCTGGCCAAGCAGAAAGAGCAAGGCAAGCTCACCGCCCGGGAACGCGTCAGTACCTTGCTTGACCCCGACAGCTTCGAGGAGTTCGGCCTCTTCGCACAGCATCGCCAGGTCCACTTCGGCATGGCGGGCAAGGAGGTTCCGGCTGATGGCGTCGTCACCGGAGCCGGTTCCATTGACGGCCGACTCGTCCACCTCGCCAGCCAGGACTTTACCGTGCTGGGAGGCTCGGCCGGTGAGGTCCACTCGAACAAGGTCGCCGATGTGATGGAGCAGGCGCTGCATACCGGCAGCCCCTTCATCTTCATCAACGACTCCGGCGGCGCTCGGGTGCAGGAAGGGATCGACTCCCTCTCCGGATACGGACGTGTCTTTTACACAAACGTGCAACTGTCGGGCGCGGTTCCTCAGATCTCGTTGATCTGTGGACCGTGCGCGGGAGGAGCGGCCTATTCGCCCGCCCTGACCGACTTCATCATCCAGACACGCCAATCACAAATGTTTATCACCGGCCCTCAGGTGATCAAACAAGTGACCGGCGAAGTCATTACGTCCGAGGCCCTCGGCGGACCCGACGCTCATATGAGCCTCTCCGGCGTCACCCACTTCATCGCCGAGAATGATGAGGAAGCGCTCTATCTCTGCCGACGCCTTCTCAGCTTCCTGCCCGCGAATAACCTGGAGGATCCCCCTCGGATTCCCACGGAGAACAACGTTGATCCGAACCCCGAGTTGGCTCGGATCGTTCCGGTCGAGCCGAAGCAAGGCTACGACATCCGCAATGTCATTTGCGGCATTGTCGATCAGGGCGATTTTCTCGAAGTTCAGGAAGGATACGCACGGAATGTCGTGGTCGGCTTCGCCCGCATCCTGGGCCGATCGGTCGGTGTGATCGCCAATCAACCGTCGGTGCTTTCCGGCGTACTGGACGTGAACGCATCAACCAAGGCCAGCCGCTTCATTCGGTTCTGCAACGCCTTCAATATTCCCTTGATCACGTTCGTGGACGTTCCCGGCTTCCTGCCAGGGGTCAAGCAAGAGCACGACGGGATCATCCGCCACGGCGCGAAGATGCTCTTTGCGTACTCGGCGGCCACGGTACCGAAGATCCAGGTCATCCTGCGCAAGTCGTACGGCGGGGCGCACCTGGCCATGTGTTCGAAGGATCTCGGTGCCGACCGCGTCTTCGCCTGGCCAACGGCCGAGGTGGCGGTCATGGGAGCCGAAGGGGCCGTCGAGATCGTCTTCCGCAAGGAGATGCAGGAGGCCCAGGACAAGTCCGCTCGCCGTGCCGAGTTGATCGAACAATACCGATCGACCTTTTCAAGCCCGTATGTTTCCGCCGGTCGCGGCCTCGTCGATGACATTATTGAACCCGCCGACACCCGCCGGCATCTCGCCCAGGCGCTGGAGTATCTCCATGCCAAGCGAGAGGTTCGCCCCCCCAAGAAGCACGGCCTCATCCCTCTTTGA
- the scpA gene encoding methylmalonyl-CoA mutase yields MSTIPNFKDIPWKGGSASSVDRTRWQAAAEAEAGRPIESLARPTPEGIPVRPLYSSSDLDGLDHLQTMPGLPPFVRGPYTTMYVVRPWTVRQYAGFSTAEESNAFYRRNLAAGQKGLSVAFDLPTHRGYDSDNPRVAADVGMAGVAVDSILDMKILFDGIPLGDISVSMTMNGAVLPVMALYIVAAEEQGVPQEKLAGTIQNDILKEFMVRNTYIYPPEPSMRLISDIFRYTSAHMPKFNSISISGYHMQEAGATADLELGYTMADGLEYLRSGIRAGLSIDEFAPRLSFFWAIGKDIFMEIAKLRAARLIWAKIVKGFDPKNPKSMSLRTHSQTSGWSLTAQDVYNNVIRTCIEAMGATQGHTQSLHTNSLDEALALPTDFSARIARNTQLFLQEETDTDMVVDPWGGSYFIERLTHELAHRAWAHLYEVEQLGGMAKALEAGIPKMRIEEAAARTQADIDSGVQTIVGVNKYILEREDPIKVLKVDNHAVREAQVRRLAELRANRDQAAVDSTLNALTEAARSGSGNMLELAIAAARARATGGEISLALEKVYGRHKAEMHEISGIYARQFGERKGAVARVQQRVEQFLEHEGRRPRILIAKLGQDGHDRGQQVVATAFADFGFDVDVGSLFQTPEEAARVAVDNDVHLVGVSSLAAGHLTLVPAIRKALDDLGRDDILVVVGGVIPPQDYEELYRSGAVAVFGPGTVITDAALKLLNLLDPQDHEEPAGAA; encoded by the coding sequence ATGAGCACGATCCCAAACTTCAAGGATATTCCCTGGAAGGGCGGTTCCGCATCCTCGGTCGATCGAACGCGGTGGCAAGCCGCCGCCGAGGCCGAGGCTGGTCGGCCGATCGAGTCCCTCGCCCGGCCGACCCCCGAAGGGATTCCCGTCCGGCCGCTCTACTCATCGAGTGACCTCGACGGGCTGGACCATCTCCAGACGATGCCCGGCCTCCCGCCGTTCGTCCGGGGGCCGTACACGACGATGTACGTCGTCCGCCCCTGGACCGTCCGGCAGTACGCCGGGTTCTCGACGGCCGAGGAGTCGAACGCCTTCTACCGCCGCAACCTCGCCGCGGGTCAGAAGGGGCTGTCTGTCGCCTTCGACCTGCCGACCCACCGCGGCTACGACTCGGACAACCCCCGGGTCGCCGCCGACGTGGGCATGGCCGGCGTCGCCGTCGATAGTATCCTCGACATGAAGATTCTGTTCGACGGGATTCCACTCGGGGATATCAGCGTTTCGATGACCATGAACGGCGCCGTCCTTCCGGTGATGGCACTGTACATCGTCGCCGCCGAGGAACAGGGGGTTCCCCAGGAAAAACTCGCCGGGACGATCCAGAACGACATCCTCAAGGAGTTCATGGTCCGGAATACATACATTTATCCCCCCGAGCCGAGCATGCGGCTCATTTCCGACATTTTCCGTTATACCTCGGCTCACATGCCGAAGTTCAATAGCATCAGCATCAGCGGATACCACATGCAGGAGGCCGGCGCGACGGCCGACCTGGAACTCGGCTACACGATGGCCGACGGCCTGGAGTACCTTCGCTCCGGCATCCGGGCGGGCCTGAGTATCGACGAGTTCGCCCCCCGCCTTTCCTTCTTCTGGGCGATTGGCAAAGACATCTTCATGGAGATCGCCAAGCTTCGCGCGGCTCGCCTGATCTGGGCAAAGATCGTCAAGGGGTTCGACCCGAAGAACCCCAAGAGCATGTCCCTTCGAACCCATAGCCAGACGAGCGGGTGGAGCCTGACGGCCCAAGACGTGTACAACAACGTGATCCGCACCTGTATCGAAGCGATGGGAGCGACCCAGGGTCACACGCAGAGCCTCCACACCAACTCGCTTGACGAAGCGCTGGCGCTTCCGACCGACTTCTCGGCCCGGATCGCCCGCAACACTCAGCTTTTCCTTCAGGAAGAAACCGACACCGACATGGTGGTCGATCCCTGGGGCGGCAGCTATTTCATCGAGCGTCTGACGCACGAACTGGCCCACCGGGCCTGGGCTCACCTGTACGAGGTCGAGCAACTCGGCGGCATGGCCAAGGCGCTCGAAGCCGGTATTCCCAAGATGAGGATCGAGGAAGCCGCCGCGCGGACCCAGGCCGATATTGATTCGGGCGTGCAAACCATCGTGGGCGTGAACAAGTACATTCTTGAGCGCGAAGATCCGATCAAGGTTCTCAAGGTCGATAACCACGCCGTCCGAGAGGCTCAGGTCCGCCGACTGGCCGAACTGCGGGCGAACCGTGATCAAGCCGCCGTCGATTCCACGCTCAACGCCCTGACCGAGGCCGCCCGATCCGGCTCGGGCAACATGCTCGAACTGGCCATCGCCGCGGCCCGAGCCCGGGCGACCGGAGGCGAGATCAGCCTCGCCCTCGAAAAGGTCTACGGACGGCACAAGGCGGAGATGCACGAAATCAGTGGGATTTATGCCCGTCAGTTCGGTGAGCGCAAGGGGGCGGTCGCTCGCGTTCAGCAGCGGGTCGAGCAATTCCTCGAACACGAAGGCCGACGCCCCCGAATTCTCATTGCCAAGCTCGGCCAGGACGGGCACGACCGCGGTCAGCAGGTCGTGGCCACCGCCTTCGCCGATTTCGGCTTCGACGTGGATGTCGGCTCCCTGTTTCAGACCCCCGAGGAAGCCGCCCGAGTGGCCGTGGACAACGACGTCCACCTGGTTGGCGTCAGCTCGCTGGCGGCCGGGCATTTGACGCTGGTTCCCGCCATTCGCAAGGCGCTCGACGACCTTGGCCGCGACGATATCCTCGTGGTCGTTGGCGGTGTCATCCCTCCTCAGGATTACGAGGAACTGTACCGCTCCGGCGCGGTCGCCGTCTTCGGTCCTGGGACCGTGATCACCGACGCCGCCCTCAAGCTACTCAACCTGCTTGATCCCCAGGACCACGAGGAACCCGCCGGCGCCGCCTGA
- a CDS encoding biotin/lipoyl-containing protein encodes MKLKITVDGNVYEVEVEVAEPETPRHSYVPPMGQARVSAAPSSAVAPPSAAAGHAPVADESKVCRSPLAGVVSKVAVQPGQSIQVNDVLIVLEAMKMETVITAPIAGKISKINAAEGDGVQQGQVLIEFE; translated from the coding sequence TTGAAACTCAAAATTACGGTTGATGGCAACGTGTACGAGGTCGAGGTCGAGGTGGCCGAGCCGGAGACTCCCCGGCACAGCTATGTGCCCCCAATGGGCCAGGCTCGAGTTTCGGCTGCCCCTTCGAGCGCCGTCGCTCCCCCCTCGGCCGCCGCGGGCCACGCTCCCGTGGCCGACGAAAGCAAGGTTTGCCGCAGCCCTCTGGCCGGGGTCGTTTCCAAGGTCGCGGTCCAGCCTGGCCAGTCGATCCAGGTCAACGACGTTCTCATCGTGCTTGAAGCGATGAAAATGGAAACCGTCATCACCGCCCCGATCGCCGGAAAGATCTCCAAGATCAACGCAGCAGAAGGAGATGGCGTCCAGCAAGGTCAGGTCCTGATCGAGTTCGAATAA
- a CDS encoding methylmalonyl-CoA carboxytransferase subunit 5S: MPRTVEVTELALRDGHQSLLATRMALEDMTPICEDIDQAGYWSVECWGGATYDSCIRFLNEDPWERLRTFRKLMPNSRLQMLLRGQNLLGYRHYEDTVVDRFVDKSAENGMDVFRVFDALNDIRNLRRALEAVRRTGKHAEGTICYTTSPLHTVDKFIEMAKQLQDLGCNSICIKDMAALLRPQPAYEIVRGIKEACGQDTLVHVHVHATTGVTLVSLMKAIEAGADIVDTCISSLSLGPGHNPTEALVEMLQGTDYTTRLDKDRLLKIKDHFAKVRPRYAEFESKFVGVETEIFDSQIPGGMISNMESQLKQQGAGDRVKDVLNEVPNVRKAAGYPPLVTPSSQIVGTQAVFNVLMGPYKVLTGEFADLMLGYYGETLGDRDPEVIALAAAHAKKEPITTRPADLLKPEWEELRSKALALEGCDGSDEDVLTYAMFPQVAPKFFAHRGEGPINLGKDPVTAAAAAAAASPAAKAIDAKGPVTSPITYQVRIGNTSHAVTVEPS; the protein is encoded by the coding sequence ATGCCACGAACGGTTGAGGTCACGGAGCTTGCCCTCCGAGACGGTCACCAGAGCCTCCTGGCGACCCGCATGGCCCTGGAGGACATGACGCCCATCTGCGAGGACATCGACCAGGCCGGCTACTGGAGCGTCGAGTGCTGGGGAGGGGCGACCTACGACTCCTGCATCCGATTCCTCAACGAGGACCCCTGGGAACGCCTGCGAACGTTTCGCAAACTGATGCCCAACAGCCGATTGCAGATGCTCCTCCGTGGGCAAAACCTGCTCGGCTACCGTCACTACGAAGACACGGTGGTTGACCGCTTCGTCGACAAATCGGCCGAGAACGGCATGGATGTCTTCCGTGTCTTCGATGCCTTGAACGACATCCGGAACCTCCGCCGTGCTCTCGAAGCGGTTCGTCGCACCGGCAAGCACGCCGAGGGGACAATCTGTTACACTACCTCCCCTTTGCACACGGTCGACAAGTTCATCGAGATGGCCAAGCAGTTGCAGGATCTCGGCTGCAACTCGATTTGCATTAAAGATATGGCCGCGCTTTTGCGCCCGCAACCAGCGTATGAGATCGTCCGAGGGATCAAAGAGGCCTGCGGGCAGGATACGCTGGTTCATGTTCACGTTCACGCCACGACGGGCGTGACGCTCGTGAGCCTGATGAAGGCGATCGAGGCCGGGGCCGACATCGTGGACACCTGCATCTCCTCCCTGAGCCTCGGCCCCGGCCACAATCCGACCGAGGCCCTGGTCGAGATGCTCCAGGGCACCGACTATACAACCCGGCTCGATAAGGACCGCTTGCTGAAGATCAAGGACCACTTCGCCAAGGTTCGTCCGCGTTATGCTGAGTTCGAGTCGAAGTTCGTCGGTGTCGAAACCGAGATTTTCGACAGCCAGATCCCCGGCGGCATGATCTCGAACATGGAAAGCCAGCTCAAGCAGCAAGGGGCCGGCGACCGTGTGAAGGACGTGCTCAACGAGGTTCCCAACGTTCGCAAGGCCGCCGGCTACCCGCCACTGGTCACGCCGTCGAGCCAGATCGTTGGCACTCAGGCGGTGTTCAATGTATTGATGGGTCCGTACAAGGTTCTCACCGGAGAGTTTGCCGACCTGATGCTCGGCTACTACGGTGAAACCCTCGGTGATCGTGACCCCGAGGTCATCGCCCTGGCCGCCGCTCACGCCAAGAAGGAGCCGATCACCACGCGCCCCGCCGACTTGCTCAAGCCGGAATGGGAGGAGCTCCGCAGCAAGGCACTGGCCCTTGAAGGGTGCGACGGCTCGGATGAAGACGTCTTGACCTACGCCATGTTCCCGCAGGTCGCCCCGAAGTTCTTTGCCCACCGCGGCGAGGGGCCGATAAATCTTGGCAAGGACCCGGTGACCGCGGCGGCCGCGGCGGCAGCTGCCAGCCCGGCGGCGAAGGCCATCGACGCGAAAGGTCCCGTCACCAGCCCCATCACCTATCAGGTCCGCATCGGCAACACGAGCCACGCGGTGACCGTCGAGCCCTCGTGA